In one window of Dyella thiooxydans DNA:
- the bamA gene encoding outer membrane protein assembly factor BamA: protein MKRIAALLLLASLSANAVAFEPFVVSDIRIDGLSRISAGTVYNYLPVNKGDQFTEDEAQRAIRALYDTHFFSDVEMSREGNILVIKVIERPSIAKLTIRGNKDIKEEDLRKGLKEIGLSEGETFDRLSLDRVKQELITQYYNRGKYNVSIDPHVTRLDRNRVALDIEIREGKVAKIKEINVVGNTTFTDKQIEDNFESGTTNWMSWYSKNDQYSREKLSGDLEKLQSYYMNRGYADFGVDSTQVTISPDKREMYIAASIKEGEVYTVSDVHLLGKLILPEKTLRQLVFVKAGDKFNRAAVEGTSNAIKGILSNLGFAYAKVTPVPKLDKEKRTVDLTFYVEPGQRVYVRRVIFQGNTRTEDDVLRRQMRQLEGSWYSQAMIDRSKIRLQQLGYFKKVDIDKQRVPGTQDQVDVTVKVEEQSAGSLQFGVGYSQYSGIILSASVSQNNFLGTGDSFSVGAETSTYYKRVNASYYNPFLTDSGIGIGYTVGYSKTDYGNTNFANYATSAKSFSTFLGIPITEFDSLRVGLGLSSNKINLYPGYSPQVLLDYQNALGHQTIHEWTGTLGWNHDTRNGYWAPTRGGLMSVSTDVALPGSTVQHFRVSAEANHYWPIGGGFVLYLDGQAQYGATYGSQTYKNSFGQYQAGQPLDYPFWQNFYSGGVRDVRGFQDNTLGPRVCSGTDASGHAIQPGSNGYCTGSYYQYAQPIGGAFKVLGTSELYLPLPFLKDINTARVSLFMDVGNAYKDYQSFKAGDLRASAGISLHWQAPIGPLIINFATPIRSKPADRPYEERIQFTFGSQF from the coding sequence ATGAAGCGTATCGCCGCCCTGCTCCTGCTTGCCTCTCTCTCCGCCAACGCGGTGGCCTTCGAACCGTTCGTCGTGTCCGACATCCGCATCGACGGCCTGAGCCGCATCTCGGCGGGCACGGTCTACAACTACCTGCCGGTGAACAAGGGTGACCAGTTCACCGAGGACGAGGCCCAGCGCGCCATCCGCGCCCTCTACGACACGCACTTCTTCAGCGACGTGGAGATGAGCCGGGAGGGCAACATCCTGGTGATCAAGGTGATCGAGCGCCCGTCCATCGCCAAGCTGACCATCCGCGGCAACAAGGACATCAAGGAAGAGGACCTGCGCAAGGGCCTGAAGGAAATCGGCCTGTCCGAGGGCGAGACCTTCGACCGCCTCTCGCTGGACCGCGTGAAGCAGGAGCTGATCACCCAGTACTACAACCGCGGCAAGTACAACGTGTCGATCGACCCGCACGTGACCCGGCTGGACCGCAACCGTGTGGCGCTGGACATCGAGATCCGCGAGGGCAAGGTCGCCAAGATCAAGGAGATCAACGTCGTCGGCAACACCACGTTCACCGACAAGCAGATCGAGGACAACTTCGAGTCCGGCACCACCAACTGGATGTCCTGGTACTCGAAGAACGACCAGTACTCGCGCGAGAAGCTCTCCGGCGACCTGGAGAAGCTGCAGTCCTACTACATGAACCGCGGCTACGCCGACTTCGGCGTGGATTCCACCCAGGTCACCATCTCGCCCGACAAGCGCGAGATGTACATCGCCGCGAGCATCAAGGAGGGCGAGGTCTACACCGTTTCGGATGTGCACCTGCTGGGCAAGCTGATCCTGCCGGAGAAAACCCTGCGCCAGCTGGTGTTCGTGAAGGCGGGCGACAAGTTCAACCGCGCTGCGGTCGAAGGCACCTCCAACGCCATCAAGGGCATCCTGTCCAACCTCGGCTTCGCCTACGCCAAGGTGACGCCGGTGCCGAAGCTGGACAAGGAAAAGCGCACCGTCGACCTGACCTTCTACGTCGAGCCGGGCCAGCGCGTGTACGTGCGCCGGGTGATCTTCCAGGGCAACACCCGTACCGAGGACGACGTGCTGCGCCGTCAGATGCGCCAGCTTGAGGGCTCCTGGTATTCCCAGGCGATGATCGACCGCTCGAAGATCCGCCTGCAGCAGCTGGGCTATTTCAAGAAGGTCGACATCGACAAGCAGCGCGTGCCCGGCACCCAGGACCAGGTCGACGTCACCGTGAAGGTGGAAGAGCAGTCCGCCGGCAGCCTGCAGTTCGGCGTGGGCTACTCGCAGTACTCGGGCATCATCCTGTCCGCCTCGGTGTCACAGAACAATTTCCTCGGCACCGGCGACAGCTTCAGCGTCGGCGCCGAGACCAGCACGTACTACAAGCGCGTCAATGCCAGCTACTACAACCCGTTCCTGACCGACAGCGGCATCGGCATCGGCTATACGGTTGGCTACTCCAAGACCGACTATGGCAACACCAACTTCGCCAACTACGCCACCAGTGCCAAATCGTTCTCCACCTTCCTCGGCATCCCGATCACCGAATTCGACAGCCTGCGCGTCGGTCTCGGCCTGAGCAGCAACAAGATCAATCTGTACCCGGGCTACAGCCCGCAGGTGCTGCTGGACTACCAGAACGCGCTGGGCCACCAGACCATCCACGAGTGGACCGGCACCCTGGGCTGGAACCACGACACCCGCAATGGCTACTGGGCGCCGACCCGCGGTGGCCTGATGTCGGTGTCCACGGACGTGGCACTACCGGGCTCCACCGTGCAGCACTTCCGCGTCAGCGCGGAAGCCAACCACTACTGGCCGATCGGTGGTGGCTTCGTGCTGTACCTGGACGGCCAGGCGCAGTACGGCGCGACCTACGGCAGCCAGACCTACAAGAACTCGTTCGGCCAGTACCAGGCCGGGCAGCCGCTGGACTACCCGTTCTGGCAGAACTTCTACTCCGGCGGCGTGCGCGACGTGCGCGGCTTCCAGGACAACACCCTGGGCCCGCGCGTGTGCTCCGGCACCGATGCCAGCGGTCATGCGATCCAGCCCGGTTCCAACGGCTACTGCACCGGCAGCTACTACCAGTACGCCCAGCCGATCGGCGGCGCCTTCAAGGTGCTCGGGACGTCCGAGCTATACCTGCCGCTGCCGTTCCTGAAGGACATCAACACCGCCCGCGTGTCGCTGTTCATGGACGTCGGCAACGCCTACAAGGACTACCAGAGCTTCAAGGCGGGCGACCTGCGTGCCTCGGCCGGTATCTCGCTGCACTGGCAGGCGCCGATCGGTCCGCTGATCATCAACTTCGCCACGCCGATCCGCTCCAAGCCGGCCGACCGGCCGTACGAGGAGCGCATCCAGTTCACCTTCGGCAGCCAGTTCTGA
- the lpxD gene encoding UDP-3-O-(3-hydroxymyristoyl)glucosamine N-acyltransferase has protein sequence MSANSHTVGELADRFGLVAHGDAGRLIDGVGTLSGAGPSQLTFLSNSKYAGQLAGTRAGVVVLREADAAQCPTAALVARDPYVTYAKIAALFEHLPAAPAGVHPSAVVAPTARVSPSASVGPCCVVEADAVIEDGVVLGPHCVIGEGCVVGAQSRLVARVTLVTRVTLGKRVLVHPGAVIGSDGFGLAFDRDHWIKLPQLGGVRIGDDCEIGANTTIDRGALDDTVLEEDVRLDNQIQIAHNVTIGAHSALAGCAAVAGSAKIGRYCMIGGNAGVLGHLELADRVTITAKSLVTHSIREPGEYSSGTPLQENRQWRKNAARFKHLDDYVRRLAALEKDSNNE, from the coding sequence ATGAGCGCGAATTCCCATACGGTCGGAGAGCTGGCCGATCGCTTCGGCCTCGTCGCCCACGGCGACGCCGGCCGCCTGATCGACGGCGTCGGCACGCTGTCCGGCGCCGGCCCGAGCCAGCTCACCTTTTTGTCCAACAGCAAGTACGCCGGCCAGCTGGCCGGCACCCGCGCCGGCGTGGTGGTGCTGCGCGAGGCGGACGCGGCGCAGTGCCCGACCGCGGCGCTGGTCGCCCGCGACCCCTACGTCACCTACGCAAAGATCGCCGCGCTGTTCGAGCATCTGCCGGCCGCTCCGGCCGGCGTCCACCCGAGCGCGGTGGTCGCGCCCACGGCGCGGGTCAGCCCGAGCGCCAGCGTCGGCCCCTGTTGCGTGGTGGAGGCTGACGCGGTGATCGAGGATGGGGTCGTGCTCGGTCCGCACTGCGTCATTGGCGAGGGTTGCGTGGTCGGCGCCCAGTCACGGCTGGTCGCCCGCGTGACCCTGGTCACCCGCGTCACCCTGGGCAAGCGGGTGCTGGTGCACCCCGGCGCGGTGATCGGTTCGGACGGCTTCGGCCTGGCCTTCGACCGCGACCACTGGATCAAGCTGCCCCAGCTTGGCGGCGTGCGCATCGGCGACGACTGCGAGATCGGGGCGAACACCACCATCGACCGAGGCGCGCTGGACGACACCGTGCTCGAGGAGGACGTGCGGCTGGACAACCAGATCCAGATCGCCCACAACGTGACGATCGGCGCGCATTCGGCGCTGGCCGGATGTGCCGCCGTGGCAGGCAGCGCGAAGATCGGCCGCTATTGCATGATCGGCGGCAACGCCGGCGTGCTCGGCCATCTGGAGCTGGCCGACCGGGTTACCATCACGGCCAAGAGCCTGGTGACCCACTCGATCCGCGAACCCGGCGAGTATTCCTCGGGAACGCCGCTTCAGGAAAACCGGCAGTGGCGGAAGAATGCCGCCCGCTTCAAGCATCTCGACGACTATGTGCGCCGCCTCGCGGCGCTGGAGAAGGACAGCAACAATGAGTGA
- the fabZ gene encoding 3-hydroxyacyl-ACP dehydratase FabZ gives MSDYAADFSLPVGVEQIQQLLPHRYPFLLVDRVIELVPDTSVVTLKNVTMNEPFFQGHFPGHPVMPGVLIVEAMAQSAGLLTQISSRLKGDQGSPLFYLAKIDNARFACPVVPGDQLRMEVSLKRLMRGMGLFIARTLVDGKEVASCELMCAARSDK, from the coding sequence ATGAGTGATTACGCTGCGGATTTCAGCCTGCCGGTCGGTGTCGAACAGATCCAGCAGTTGCTGCCCCACCGCTACCCGTTCCTGCTGGTGGACCGGGTGATCGAACTGGTGCCGGACACCAGCGTGGTGACGCTGAAGAACGTCACCATGAACGAGCCGTTCTTCCAGGGCCACTTCCCCGGCCACCCGGTGATGCCGGGCGTGCTGATCGTCGAGGCGATGGCGCAGAGCGCCGGCCTGCTTACCCAGATCTCGAGCCGCCTGAAGGGCGACCAGGGCAGCCCGCTGTTCTACCTGGCGAAGATCGACAACGCCCGTTTCGCCTGCCCGGTGGTGCCGGGCGACCAGTTGCGCATGGAAGTCTCGCTCAAGCGCCTGATGCGCGGCATGGGCCTGTTCATCGCGAGGACCTTGGTGGACGGCAAGGAAGTGGCCAGCTGCGAACTGATGTGCGCAGCGAGGTCCGACAAATGA
- the lpxA gene encoding acyl-ACP--UDP-N-acetylglucosamine O-acyltransferase, producing MIHAASIHPTAQIDPSVVLGDNVSIGAYTVIGPDVEIGAGTVVGPHVVIEGPTRIGRDNRISQFASLGGAPQDKKFSGERTELVIGDRNLIREFVTVNRGTGDGGGITRIGNDNWLLAYVHVAHDCQVGNHVVFSNYSALAGHAEIGDWVIVSGYAGVHQFCKVGAHAFIGMGCLVGSDVPPFVMMANETRGRPRGINSEGLKRRGFDSTRISAIKRAYRTLYMAGLSLAEAREQLATQAQDSEDVRAMLEFLERSERSLAR from the coding sequence ATGATCCACGCCGCGTCGATCCATCCCACCGCCCAGATCGACCCGTCGGTCGTGCTGGGCGACAACGTCAGTATCGGCGCTTACACGGTGATCGGGCCGGACGTGGAGATCGGCGCCGGCACCGTGGTCGGGCCGCACGTGGTGATCGAGGGCCCCACCCGCATCGGCCGCGACAACCGCATCAGCCAGTTCGCCTCGCTCGGCGGCGCACCACAGGACAAGAAGTTCTCGGGCGAGCGCACCGAGCTGGTGATCGGCGACCGCAACCTGATCCGCGAGTTCGTCACCGTAAACCGCGGCACCGGCGACGGCGGCGGCATCACCCGCATCGGCAACGACAACTGGCTGCTGGCCTACGTGCATGTGGCGCATGACTGCCAGGTCGGCAACCACGTGGTGTTCTCCAACTACTCGGCGCTGGCCGGGCACGCGGAGATCGGCGACTGGGTGATCGTGTCCGGCTACGCCGGCGTGCACCAGTTCTGCAAGGTCGGTGCGCACGCCTTCATCGGCATGGGCTGCCTGGTCGGCAGCGACGTGCCTCCGTTCGTCATGATGGCCAACGAGACCCGCGGTCGCCCGCGTGGCATCAACAGCGAGGGCCTCAAGCGCCGCGGCTTCGACAGCACGCGCATCTCGGCGATCAAGCGTGCCTACCGCACGCTGTACATGGCCGGCCTGAGCCTGGCCGAGGCGCGCGAGCAGCTGGCCACGCAGGCGCAGGACAGCGAGGATGTCCGTGCGATGCTGGAGTTCCTGGAGCGCAGCGAGCGCTCGCTGGCGCGCTGA
- the lpxB gene encoding lipid-A-disaccharide synthase has protein sequence MNAPPVSTDSRLPDPAAPLIAVIAGEESGDQLGGDLLAALRRRYPGARFVGIGGKRMQAQGLESWYDMAELSLFGLAEVLRHLPRLLRLRKALVARLIAARPDVVVGIDAPDFNLGVEQRLRAAGLRTVHYVSPSVWAWREKRAEKIGRSADRVLCLFPMEPPIYARHGVDARFVGHPLADRFPMVGDRPAAREALNLAQDRPVLAVLPGSRGSEIERLGATFLDAAARVAAAVPGLQVVVPSANARMHERVRALLNRPGPHWPEPPRLLDGHAHEAMLAADVVLLASGTATLEAMLAKRPMVVGYRVSPLSYRIARLLHMLKTDIYSLPNVLARASGLGDPLPVSERMQDDCTAAHLADDTLALFQHSERRGAIVATFEQLHRNLQVDLSGHAGDAAATAVAELIERSAAHA, from the coding sequence ATGAATGCGCCGCCCGTCTCCACCGATTCGCGACTCCCCGACCCCGCCGCCCCGCTCATCGCCGTGATCGCCGGCGAGGAATCCGGCGACCAGCTGGGCGGGGATTTGCTGGCCGCGCTGCGCCGGCGATACCCCGGAGCCCGCTTCGTCGGCATCGGCGGCAAGCGCATGCAGGCACAGGGGCTGGAATCCTGGTACGACATGGCCGAACTGTCGCTGTTCGGCCTGGCCGAAGTGCTGCGCCACCTGCCGCGACTGCTGCGGCTGCGCAAGGCACTGGTCGCCCGGCTGATCGCCGCCCGGCCTGACGTGGTCGTCGGCATCGATGCACCGGACTTCAATCTCGGCGTGGAGCAGCGCCTGCGCGCCGCCGGACTGCGTACCGTGCACTACGTCAGCCCTTCGGTGTGGGCCTGGCGCGAGAAGCGCGCGGAGAAGATCGGTCGCAGCGCCGACCGGGTGCTGTGCCTGTTCCCGATGGAGCCGCCGATCTACGCCCGACACGGTGTGGATGCGCGCTTCGTTGGCCACCCGCTGGCCGACCGCTTTCCGATGGTCGGCGACCGCCCCGCCGCGCGCGAGGCGCTGAACCTGGCGCAGGATCGCCCCGTGCTCGCGGTGCTGCCCGGCAGCCGCGGTTCGGAGATCGAACGGCTCGGCGCGACCTTTCTCGACGCCGCCGCACGGGTCGCCGCCGCCGTACCGGGGCTGCAGGTGGTGGTGCCTTCGGCCAACGCCCGCATGCACGAGCGGGTCCGGGCACTGCTGAACCGGCCCGGCCCGCACTGGCCCGAGCCGCCGCGGCTGCTCGACGGCCATGCCCACGAGGCGATGCTGGCCGCCGACGTGGTGTTGCTGGCTTCCGGCACAGCCACGCTGGAGGCGATGCTGGCGAAGCGGCCGATGGTGGTCGGTTACCGCGTGTCGCCCCTCAGCTACCGCATCGCCCGGCTGCTGCACATGCTCAAGACCGATATCTATTCGCTGCCCAACGTGCTGGCGCGCGCCAGCGGGCTGGGCGATCCGCTGCCGGTGTCCGAGCGCATGCAGGACGACTGCACCGCGGCCCATCTGGCCGACGATACGCTGGCGCTGTTCCAGCACAGCGAGCGGCGCGGCGCGATCGTGGCGACGTTCGAGCAACTGCACCGCAACCTGCAGGTCGACCTGTCCGGCCACGCCGGTGACGCCGCGGCCACCGCGGTGGCCGAACTGATCGAGCGGAGCGCCGCGCATGCCTGA
- the rnhB gene encoding ribonuclease HII, whose product MPERTPHRIAGVDEAGRGPLAGPVVVAAVILDPARPIAGLDDSKKLSEKKREALYPLVIEHALAHCVVVVEAEEIDRLNIFQATMAGMSRAVAGLAPVAHEALVDGNKLPRDLPCPGRAIVGGDALEPAISAASILAKVTRDRLMVQLDTVHPGYGFAVHKGYPTAAHLDALQRLGPCPQHRRSFGPVGRALEQMALF is encoded by the coding sequence ATGCCTGAGCGGACCCCGCACCGGATCGCCGGCGTCGACGAGGCCGGCCGCGGCCCGCTGGCCGGCCCGGTGGTGGTGGCCGCGGTGATCCTCGACCCGGCCCGGCCGATCGCCGGCCTCGACGACTCCAAGAAACTCAGCGAGAAAAAGCGCGAGGCGCTCTACCCGCTGGTCATCGAACACGCGCTGGCGCACTGCGTGGTGGTGGTCGAGGCGGAAGAAATCGACCGGCTGAACATCTTCCAGGCCACCATGGCCGGCATGAGCCGAGCCGTGGCCGGCCTGGCGCCGGTCGCGCACGAGGCGCTGGTCGACGGCAACAAGCTGCCGCGCGACCTGCCCTGCCCCGGCCGCGCCATCGTCGGCGGCGACGCGCTGGAGCCGGCGATCAGTGCCGCCTCGATCCTCGCCAAGGTCACCCGCGACCGGCTGATGGTGCAGCTGGACACCGTCCATCCCGGCTATGGCTTCGCCGTGCACAAGGGTTACCCGACGGCGGCACACCTGGACGCGCTGCAGCGGCTGGGACCGTGCCCGCAGCACCGGCGAAGCTTCGGCCCGGTCGGCCGGGCGCTCGAGCAGATGGCCCTGTTCTGA
- the dnaE gene encoding DNA polymerase III subunit alpha: protein MPARFVHLHLHSEYSLVDSTIRIKALVDGCVRAGMPAVALTDDSNMFALVKFYKACSAAGIKPIGGSDLWVNAPDDPRPWRLTVLCQNHAGYLNLSRMVSRAWRDGQAGGKAMVDAAWLTPGASEGLIALLGRESEVARVAVNQGTDAALAKLRPLARLFPDRLYLELVRTGREGEEAWNAAALILATELELPVIASNDVRFLKQEDFESHEARVCIHQGRVLADPKRPRDYSNQQYLKSPEEMEALFADLPEALENTVELAKRCNLELKFGTYYLPDFPVPDGHDLASYIRELAREGLAERLAAAPLAEGKTLADYEARLERELDVIIEMGFPGYFLIVADFINWGKQNGIPVGPGRGSGAGSLVAWVLKITDLDPLQYDLLFERFLNPERVSMPDFDIDFCMDRRDEVIDYVARKYGRDHVSQIITYGSMAAKAVLRDSGRVLGMGYNAVDRIAKLIPARPLDLTLSDALGRSEKSKKEPDRVVREFCDLYEQDEDEARPLIDLALSLENLTRNAGKHAGGVVIGPKPLTEFAPLYCEPGGSGVVTQYDKDDVEAVGLVKFDFLGLRTLTIIDWAVKAINARRAQSGEAPLDISQIPLDDVPTYELLKRAQTVAVFQLESSGMQRMLKDAKPDRFGDIVALVALYRPGPMDLIPSFVARKHGKEEVEYPDPRVEPILKETYGIMVYQEQVMQMAQIVGGYSLGGADLLRRAMGKKKVEEMVKHRATFREGAARDGLSASKADEIFDLMEKFAGYGFNKSHAAAYALVSYQTAWLKAHYPAEFMAATISSDMDNTDKVVTFLTESKAIGLTILPPDANASDYMFVAVEPKVIRYGLGAIKGVGQGACEAIVDERKRNGPYQDLADFCRRVDPTKLNRRVLEALIYAGSLDPLAPTRASLMEQLPDAIKAAEQHLRDRQSGQNDMFGAAMGAVTPVVQIDLPTVPEWPLERKLQGERDTLGHYLSGHPTDPWRDELAQLSSCPLGEIAERYQPPRPRKNNDGENNRFRRGPDTPWTVAGMVTAVRKRGDSDAFVRLEDGTGSIEVSFFGELFQQVAPLLTRDEMLIVEGGLRIDEFSGGGFQVRARSAITLADACRRHARLLRLKLNGITPDFPAQLQRTLAGFRGGRASVVLYGYHNRDAQADLELGDDWRVEAIPDLLRAVRALPGVEAARLRIVRSQE from the coding sequence ATGCCCGCCCGTTTCGTCCACCTGCACCTGCACAGCGAGTACTCGCTGGTCGATTCGACCATCCGCATCAAGGCGCTGGTCGATGGCTGCGTGCGCGCCGGGATGCCCGCGGTCGCGCTGACCGACGACAGCAACATGTTCGCGCTGGTGAAGTTCTACAAGGCCTGCAGTGCGGCTGGCATCAAGCCGATCGGCGGCAGCGACCTGTGGGTGAACGCCCCGGACGACCCGCGCCCCTGGCGCCTCACCGTGCTGTGCCAGAACCACGCCGGCTACCTGAACCTGTCGCGGATGGTGTCGCGCGCCTGGCGCGACGGCCAGGCCGGTGGCAAGGCCATGGTCGATGCCGCATGGCTCACCCCCGGCGCCTCCGAGGGCCTGATCGCCCTGCTCGGCCGCGAGAGCGAGGTGGCGCGCGTCGCGGTGAACCAGGGCACCGACGCGGCACTGGCGAAGCTGCGCCCGCTGGCCCGGCTGTTTCCCGACCGCCTGTACCTGGAGCTGGTGCGCACCGGCCGCGAAGGCGAGGAGGCCTGGAACGCCGCCGCGCTGATCCTGGCCACCGAGCTCGAGCTGCCGGTGATCGCCAGCAACGACGTGCGCTTCCTCAAGCAGGAAGACTTCGAGTCGCACGAGGCGCGCGTGTGCATCCACCAGGGTCGCGTGCTGGCCGACCCCAAGCGCCCGCGCGACTACAGCAACCAGCAGTACCTGAAGTCGCCGGAGGAGATGGAGGCGCTGTTTGCCGACCTGCCGGAGGCGCTGGAAAACACCGTCGAGCTGGCCAAGCGCTGCAACCTGGAACTGAAGTTCGGCACCTACTACCTGCCCGACTTCCCGGTACCGGACGGCCACGACCTGGCCAGCTACATCCGCGAACTGGCGCGTGAAGGCCTGGCCGAGCGCCTCGCCGCCGCGCCGCTGGCCGAAGGCAAGACCCTGGCCGACTACGAGGCACGGCTGGAACGCGAGCTGGACGTCATCATCGAGATGGGCTTCCCCGGCTACTTCCTGATCGTGGCGGACTTCATCAACTGGGGTAAGCAGAACGGCATCCCGGTGGGCCCGGGCCGCGGCTCGGGCGCCGGCTCACTGGTGGCCTGGGTGCTGAAGATCACCGACCTGGATCCGTTGCAGTACGACCTGCTGTTCGAGCGATTCCTCAATCCCGAGCGCGTGTCGATGCCCGACTTCGACATCGACTTCTGCATGGACCGCCGCGACGAGGTGATCGACTACGTGGCGCGCAAGTACGGCCGCGACCACGTCAGCCAGATCATCACCTACGGCTCGATGGCGGCGAAGGCGGTGCTGCGCGACTCCGGCCGCGTGCTCGGCATGGGCTACAACGCGGTCGACCGCATCGCCAAGCTGATTCCCGCGCGCCCGCTCGACCTGACCCTGTCCGACGCGCTGGGCCGCAGCGAGAAGTCGAAGAAGGAGCCGGACCGTGTCGTCAGGGAGTTCTGCGATCTGTACGAGCAGGACGAGGACGAGGCGCGGCCGCTGATCGACCTGGCGCTGAGTCTGGAGAACCTCACCCGCAACGCCGGCAAGCACGCCGGCGGCGTGGTGATCGGGCCGAAGCCGCTGACCGAGTTCGCCCCGCTGTACTGCGAACCGGGCGGTAGCGGCGTCGTCACCCAGTACGACAAGGACGACGTGGAAGCGGTCGGCCTCGTGAAGTTCGACTTCCTCGGCCTGCGTACGCTGACCATCATCGACTGGGCGGTGAAGGCGATCAACGCTCGTCGCGCCCAGAGCGGCGAGGCGCCGCTGGACATCAGCCAGATCCCGCTGGACGACGTGCCCACCTACGAGCTGCTCAAGCGCGCGCAGACGGTGGCGGTGTTCCAGCTCGAATCCTCCGGCATGCAGCGCATGCTCAAGGACGCCAAACCCGACCGCTTCGGCGACATCGTGGCGCTGGTGGCGCTGTACCGCCCCGGCCCGATGGACCTGATTCCCAGCTTCGTCGCGCGCAAGCACGGCAAGGAAGAAGTCGAATACCCCGATCCGCGCGTCGAGCCGATCCTGAAAGAGACCTACGGCATCATGGTCTACCAGGAGCAGGTGATGCAGATGGCGCAGATCGTCGGCGGCTATTCGCTCGGCGGCGCCGACCTGCTGCGCCGCGCGATGGGCAAGAAGAAAGTCGAGGAGATGGTCAAGCACCGCGCGACGTTCCGCGAGGGTGCGGCCAGGGACGGGCTCAGCGCGTCCAAGGCCGACGAAATCTTCGACCTGATGGAGAAGTTCGCCGGCTACGGCTTCAACAAGTCGCACGCGGCCGCCTACGCGCTGGTGTCCTACCAGACCGCCTGGCTGAAGGCGCACTACCCGGCCGAGTTCATGGCCGCGACGATCTCCTCGGACATGGACAACACCGACAAGGTGGTGACCTTCCTGACCGAGTCGAAGGCGATCGGGTTGACCATCCTGCCGCCGGACGCGAACGCCTCCGACTACATGTTCGTGGCGGTCGAACCGAAGGTGATCCGCTACGGCCTCGGCGCGATCAAGGGCGTCGGCCAGGGCGCCTGCGAGGCGATCGTCGACGAGCGCAAGCGCAACGGTCCCTACCAGGACCTGGCCGACTTCTGCCGCCGGGTCGATCCGACCAAGCTCAACCGCCGCGTGCTCGAAGCGCTGATCTACGCCGGTTCGCTCGACCCGCTGGCGCCGACCCGCGCCAGCCTGATGGAGCAGCTGCCGGACGCGATCAAGGCCGCCGAACAACACCTGCGCGACCGCCAGTCCGGCCAGAACGACATGTTCGGGGCGGCAATGGGTGCGGTCACGCCGGTGGTGCAGATCGACCTGCCGACGGTGCCGGAGTGGCCGCTGGAGCGGAAGCTGCAGGGCGAGCGCGACACGCTCGGCCATTACCTCTCCGGCCATCCCACCGACCCGTGGCGCGATGAGCTGGCGCAGCTGTCCAGTTGCCCGCTGGGCGAGATCGCCGAGCGCTACCAGCCGCCGCGACCGCGCAAGAACAACGACGGCGAGAACAACCGCTTCCGTCGCGGCCCGGACACGCCGTGGACGGTCGCCGGCATGGTCACCGCGGTGCGCAAGCGCGGCGACTCCGATGCCTTCGTGCGGCTGGAGGACGGCACCGGTTCGATCGAGGTGAGCTTCTTCGGCGAACTGTTCCAGCAGGTGGCCCCGCTGCTGACTCGCGACGAGATGCTGATCGTCGAAGGCGGCCTGCGCATCGACGAGTTCTCCGGCGGCGGCTTCCAGGTGCGCGCGCGCAGCGCGATCACCCTGGCCGACGCCTGCCGCCGCCATGCCCGCCTGCTGCGGCTGAAGCTGAACGGCATCACCCCGGATTTCCCGGCCCAGCTGCAACGCACCCTGGCGGGCTTCCGCGGCGGTCGGGCCAGCGTGGTGCTCTACGGCTACCACAACCGCGACGCCCAGGCCGACCTGGAACTGGGCGACGATTGGCGGGTGGAGGCGATCCCGGACCTGCTGCGCGCCGTGCGCGCCCTGCCCGGGGTCGAGGCCGCCCGGCTGCGCATCGTGCGGAGCCAGGAGTGA